Proteins encoded within one genomic window of Myxococcota bacterium:
- a CDS encoding FAD-dependent oxidoreductase, whose product MPPPRHVLIVGAGLAGLSCASRLARAGCRVTVIDGAERLGGRHAGGRVDGYDLEPSPFLVTAGQQRLLAWIDALGLRDELLPVKPVATAFCDEGGAREIALRSWRDVAKIPGVQRWHALRLIRLPRLLSRYGAALDLGAAEAAEQYDDRSLADFARLYFGSSVLERWMGPVGCGTTLGDPHEVSRLQFLQQLACDGFAMPGRLRGPLSDLFERAAEDLEVVLGCPVRSIEPGQDGGFRAVTVEGRSLVGDALVLATPAPLAARLSAPVLTTPELRYLRGVRYAPALTVSAALVRPLVNRTRHLWVSTESGSPLGAVLVEPGERGGRAPSDGGVATLVASGRFAANHLETPDETLEKELLVEVERLWPGLARSVEFTRVFRYRFGAPRFDVGAYRELARFRRVQRDRRATGRRLAFAGDYSVAPTPEGAVRSGEQAADSLLREETAG is encoded by the coding sequence GTGCCGCCCCCCCGCCACGTGCTCATCGTCGGAGCCGGTCTCGCCGGGCTCTCCTGCGCCTCGCGTCTCGCACGCGCGGGTTGCCGCGTGACCGTGATCGACGGCGCCGAGCGACTCGGCGGCCGTCATGCCGGCGGCCGGGTGGACGGCTATGACCTCGAGCCGTCGCCCTTCCTGGTGACCGCGGGCCAGCAGCGGTTGCTCGCCTGGATCGATGCGCTCGGTCTCCGCGACGAGCTGCTGCCGGTGAAGCCCGTCGCCACCGCATTCTGCGACGAGGGGGGCGCGCGCGAGATCGCGCTGCGCAGCTGGCGGGACGTTGCGAAGATTCCCGGTGTCCAGCGCTGGCATGCGCTGCGGCTGATTCGCCTGCCGCGCCTGCTGTCCCGCTACGGCGCGGCGCTGGACTTGGGGGCCGCCGAAGCGGCGGAGCAGTACGACGACCGCAGCCTCGCCGACTTCGCGCGGCTGTACTTCGGGAGCAGCGTGCTCGAACGCTGGATGGGGCCCGTCGGCTGCGGGACCACGCTGGGAGACCCGCACGAGGTGAGCCGGCTCCAGTTCCTGCAGCAGCTCGCCTGCGACGGGTTCGCCATGCCCGGTCGCCTGCGAGGGCCCCTGAGTGACCTTTTCGAACGCGCGGCCGAGGATCTCGAAGTCGTCCTGGGCTGCCCGGTGCGCTCGATCGAACCGGGGCAGGACGGCGGCTTCCGCGCCGTGACCGTGGAGGGGCGCAGCCTGGTCGGCGACGCGCTGGTGCTGGCCACGCCGGCGCCCTTGGCGGCGCGACTCTCCGCACCCGTGTTGACCACGCCCGAGCTTCGCTATCTGCGCGGCGTGCGCTACGCACCGGCGCTGACGGTGTCCGCTGCCCTGGTACGGCCGCTGGTCAACCGCACGAGACACCTCTGGGTGTCGACCGAGTCGGGTTCGCCGCTCGGCGCGGTGCTGGTCGAGCCTGGGGAGCGCGGCGGGCGCGCTCCCAGCGACGGGGGCGTTGCGACGCTGGTGGCCAGCGGCCGCTTCGCGGCGAACCACCTGGAGACTCCCGACGAGACCCTCGAGAAGGAACTCCTCGTCGAGGTCGAGCGGCTCTGGCCGGGGCTCGCGCGCAGCGTCGAGTTCACCCGAGTCTTCCGCTATCGCTTCGGTGCGCCGCGCTTCGATGTGGGCGCGTACCGCGAGCTGGCCCGCTTCCGGCGGGTGCAACGCGACCGGCGCGCGACCGGTCGAAGACTCGCGTTCGCCGGGGACTACAGCGTGGCACCGACCCCCGAAGGCGCCGTGCGCTCGGGCGAACAGGCGGCCGACAGTCTGTTGCGCGAAGAGACGGCCGGCTAG
- the hflX gene encoding GTPase HflX, producing the protein MVTQEFARQLTELSAETGRQVGVLVDRRGNVTHVMMGDARGVEMPDWGRLRAGRGRLRGLRCIHTHLSGEGISRDDETDLAVLRLDAMVSIEARDDGLPGLAHVAALRPSQDAASAIERLDPTPPAQLDLDFRDWIRAREEELARQDQTKEVGDGERAILVSVTAGRKPLDLETQLEELRELARSAGVDVVDTVTQHRPRIDRKFLMGPGRLQDLVIRAFQTDVDLVIFDQNLTATQARNLAERLELRVIDRTQLILDIFAQRARTRDGKLQVELAQLKYLMPRLAQRADVSLSRLAGGIGGRGPGETKLEVDRRRVRDRVARLEKELSKLRNQRESRRKRRTRREVPTLSIVGYTNAGKSTLLRALTKTEVHVEDLMFATLDPTSRRLRFPQEREVIITDTVGFIRDLPEDLVAAFRATLEELEDADLLLHVVDAATPEFERRIEAVREVLSDIGLGDTPELLVFNQIDRLPRGVGASLAARNGGVGVSALSREGFAELIQRAEEVLWEEQRAEAALSGGDQFAEGGAR; encoded by the coding sequence TTGGTCACCCAGGAATTCGCGCGCCAGCTCACCGAACTGAGCGCCGAGACCGGACGTCAGGTGGGCGTGCTCGTCGACCGCCGCGGCAACGTCACCCACGTGATGATGGGCGACGCCCGCGGCGTCGAGATGCCCGATTGGGGACGTTTGCGCGCAGGTCGCGGACGCCTGCGCGGCTTGCGCTGCATCCACACGCACCTCTCGGGCGAAGGGATCTCGCGCGACGACGAGACCGACCTCGCCGTGCTGCGCCTCGACGCGATGGTCTCGATCGAGGCCCGCGACGATGGTCTGCCCGGACTCGCGCACGTCGCGGCGCTGCGTCCGAGTCAGGACGCCGCCTCGGCGATCGAACGCCTCGATCCCACCCCCCCGGCCCAGCTCGACCTCGATTTCCGCGACTGGATCCGCGCCCGCGAAGAAGAGCTCGCCCGCCAGGACCAGACCAAGGAAGTCGGTGACGGCGAGCGCGCGATCCTGGTGTCGGTCACCGCGGGACGGAAGCCCCTCGACCTCGAGACCCAGCTCGAGGAGCTGCGCGAGTTGGCGCGCTCCGCCGGCGTCGATGTCGTCGACACCGTCACCCAGCACCGCCCGCGCATCGACCGCAAGTTCCTGATGGGACCGGGGCGCCTGCAGGATCTCGTCATCCGCGCGTTCCAGACCGACGTCGATCTCGTGATCTTCGACCAGAACCTGACGGCGACCCAGGCGCGCAACCTCGCCGAGCGCCTGGAGCTGCGGGTGATCGATCGCACCCAGCTGATCCTCGACATCTTCGCCCAGCGGGCGCGCACCCGGGACGGCAAGCTGCAGGTCGAACTCGCCCAGCTGAAGTACCTGATGCCGCGGCTGGCCCAGCGCGCCGACGTGTCGCTCTCGCGACTGGCCGGTGGCATCGGCGGGCGTGGCCCGGGTGAGACGAAGCTCGAGGTCGACCGACGGCGGGTTCGCGATCGCGTCGCCCGCCTCGAGAAGGAGCTGTCGAAGCTTCGCAACCAGCGCGAGTCGCGGCGCAAGCGACGCACCCGGCGCGAGGTGCCCACCCTCTCGATCGTCGGATACACGAACGCGGGCAAGAGCACCCTGCTGCGCGCGCTCACGAAGACGGAAGTGCACGTCGAGGATCTGATGTTCGCGACCCTCGACCCCACCTCGCGACGGCTGCGCTTTCCGCAGGAGCGGGAGGTGATCATCACCGACACGGTGGGATTCATCCGCGACCTGCCCGAAGACCTGGTCGCGGCGTTTCGCGCGACGCTGGAAGAGCTCGAAGACGCCGACCTGCTGCTCCACGTCGTCGACGCGGCGACGCCCGAGTTCGAGCGACGCATCGAGGCGGTGCGCGAGGTGCTGAGCGACATCGGGCTCGGCGACACCCCCGAGCTCCTGGTGTTCAACCAGATCGATCGCCTGCCCCGGGGCGTCGGTGCGAGCCTGGCCGCGCGCAACGGTGGCGTCGGGGTCTCGGCGCTGAGCCGCGAGGGTTTCGCCGAGCTGATCCAACGCGCGGAAGAAGTACTGTGGGAAGAACAGCGGGCCGAGGCCGCGCTGTCCGGCGGCGACCAGTTCGCCGAGGGGGGAGCACGATGA
- a CDS encoding homocysteine S-methyltransferase family protein, with protein MDSEPRAFASRLHSRELLVLDGATGTELERRGVATQLPLWSAAAIESHPEVLAEIHADYAARGVDALTANTFRTQRRTLARSGRADVAGAWTTAAVAIARRAAGHRLAVLGSCPTLEDCYRPDRVPEADALATEHAEHTGHLARAGVDGILVETMNTQREAVAATRAAIAHGLPVITTFVCWEGPTLLSGEPLADALRAAADVGADVVGVNCLPASNALRCLDTLAASDLPFAVYANLGEPEDEQGFRRSEALSPDAFAQHAHRWCEAGARIVGGCCGTEPAHLEAVVSRLR; from the coding sequence ATGGATTCCGAACCGCGCGCTTTCGCCTCCCGGCTCCACTCCCGCGAACTCCTGGTTCTGGACGGCGCAACCGGCACCGAGCTCGAGCGGCGCGGGGTCGCGACGCAGCTCCCGCTCTGGTCCGCGGCCGCGATCGAGTCGCACCCCGAGGTGCTGGCGGAGATCCACGCGGACTACGCGGCGCGCGGGGTCGACGCGCTCACCGCCAACACCTTCCGGACCCAGCGGCGCACCCTCGCCCGCAGCGGACGTGCGGACGTCGCGGGAGCGTGGACGACCGCGGCCGTCGCGATCGCCCGGCGGGCGGCGGGCCACCGGCTGGCCGTACTCGGTTCCTGCCCCACCCTCGAGGATTGCTATCGCCCGGACCGGGTTCCGGAAGCCGATGCACTCGCCACAGAGCACGCGGAACACACGGGCCACCTCGCGCGCGCCGGGGTCGACGGCATCCTGGTCGAGACCATGAACACCCAGCGCGAGGCCGTCGCCGCCACCCGCGCTGCCATCGCGCATGGGCTGCCGGTCATCACGACCTTCGTGTGCTGGGAAGGGCCGACGCTCCTGTCGGGGGAGCCCCTCGCGGACGCGTTGCGGGCAGCTGCCGATGTCGGCGCGGACGTCGTCGGCGTGAACTGTCTGCCCGCCTCGAACGCGTTGCGTTGTCTCGACACCCTCGCTGCCAGCGACCTGCCGTTCGCGGTCTACGCCAATCTCGGAGAACCCGAAGACGAGCAAGGCTTCCGTCGCAGCGAAGCGCTTTCGCCCGACGCGTTCGCGCAACATGCGCATCGCTGGTGCGAAGCCGGCGCGCGCATCGTCGGCGGCTGCTGCGGAACCGAGCCGGCGCACCTCGAGGCGGTCGTTTCGCGCTTGCGGTGA
- a CDS encoding beta-ketoacyl-ACP synthase III gives MTTATPGIRAKISGTGMHVPERVVSNDDLAELMETSDEWIRQRSGIATRHWVEPGQKPSELAAHAVEQALERAGCEASEIDLIVLATLSGEADFPGTSFFLHERLELSDTPCFDLRAQCSGFVYALSVANAFVRSGQYRRVLVIGCEIHSTGIDVSTEGRDVAVLFGDGAGAIVVEANEDPADPGEILEVRLHAEGRFADKLWIEAPGSGFQPVRITQELIDEKRHFPRMQGRFVFKHATRRMPEVLMETLSAASVKLEDVDHFLFHQANLRINEYVAGQLQIPPERCPANIDRYGNCSAASIPMLLDEGVRAGRIQPGQLVAMTSFGSGFSWTSALVRWS, from the coding sequence ATGACGACGGCGACGCCGGGAATCCGAGCCAAGATCAGCGGTACGGGCATGCACGTCCCCGAGCGGGTCGTCAGCAACGATGATCTCGCCGAGCTCATGGAGACGAGCGACGAGTGGATCCGCCAGCGCTCGGGCATCGCAACCCGCCACTGGGTCGAGCCTGGCCAGAAGCCGTCGGAGCTGGCCGCCCACGCCGTGGAACAGGCGCTCGAGAGAGCGGGCTGCGAGGCCTCGGAGATCGATCTGATCGTGCTCGCCACGCTCTCGGGCGAGGCCGACTTTCCGGGCACGTCGTTCTTCCTGCACGAGCGGCTCGAGCTGTCGGACACGCCCTGCTTCGATCTGCGGGCCCAGTGCAGCGGGTTCGTGTACGCGCTGTCGGTGGCGAACGCCTTCGTGCGCAGCGGGCAGTACCGCCGCGTGTTGGTGATCGGCTGCGAGATCCACTCGACGGGCATCGACGTCAGCACCGAGGGACGCGACGTCGCGGTGCTCTTCGGGGATGGCGCGGGCGCGATCGTGGTCGAGGCGAACGAAGACCCGGCCGATCCGGGCGAGATCCTCGAGGTGCGGCTGCACGCCGAGGGTCGCTTCGCCGACAAGCTGTGGATCGAGGCGCCCGGTTCGGGCTTCCAGCCCGTCCGTATCACTCAGGAGCTGATCGACGAGAAGCGCCACTTCCCGCGCATGCAGGGTCGCTTCGTGTTCAAGCACGCGACGCGCCGCATGCCCGAGGTGCTGATGGAGACGCTCTCGGCTGCCAGCGTGAAGCTCGAGGACGTCGACCACTTCCTGTTCCACCAGGCAAACCTGCGGATCAACGAGTACGTCGCGGGCCAGCTGCAGATCCCGCCCGAGCGCTGCCCGGCCAACATCGATCGCTATGGCAACTGTTCGGCCGCCTCGATCCCGATGCTCCTCGACGAAGGCGTGCGAGCCGGGCGCATCCAGCCCGGCCAACTGGTAGCGATGACCAGCTTCGGCTCCGGGTTTTCCTGGACGAGCGCCCTGGTTCGCTGGAGCTGA
- a CDS encoding haloacid dehalogenase-like hydrolase yields the protein MPDAPTLDPDGVDTDHGAVPLAVFCDFDGTFSVQDVGATLGVRYGGQRQASEWQRYERGEITPWEYNLEILDGLAIDEAATEAFLQTIDLDPGASALLTACEDRGVPFRILSDGFDWNLDRLQVIHGVRFDYTANGLRFEGGCWRIAPGAPSDSCGCGTGTCKGDWLRAYRREQPGAHLVHVGNGRVSDRCGAIEADTAFAKDSLATALAREGAPFERFETLHDVVAALDRLGAPSPDL from the coding sequence ATGCCCGATGCGCCCACCCTGGATCCCGACGGCGTCGACACGGACCACGGCGCGGTGCCGCTCGCGGTGTTCTGCGATTTCGATGGCACCTTCTCTGTGCAGGACGTCGGAGCGACACTCGGCGTCCGCTACGGCGGCCAGCGCCAGGCCAGCGAGTGGCAGCGCTACGAACGCGGCGAGATCACGCCCTGGGAGTACAACCTCGAGATCCTCGATGGCCTCGCCATCGATGAGGCGGCCACCGAGGCATTCCTGCAGACGATCGACCTCGACCCGGGCGCGTCGGCGCTCCTGACCGCTTGTGAGGACCGGGGCGTGCCGTTCCGGATCCTGTCGGACGGCTTCGACTGGAACCTGGACCGGCTCCAGGTGATCCACGGCGTGCGCTTCGACTACACGGCGAACGGATTGCGTTTCGAAGGGGGGTGCTGGCGGATCGCCCCGGGCGCACCCAGTGACTCCTGCGGCTGCGGGACCGGCACCTGCAAGGGCGACTGGCTGCGGGCCTACCGCCGGGAACAGCCCGGGGCCCATCTCGTGCACGTGGGAAACGGCCGCGTCTCGGATCGCTGCGGCGCCATCGAAGCCGACACCGCATTCGCGAAGGACTCGCTGGCGACGGCCCTCGCGCGGGAAGGCGCCCCCTTCGAGCGCTTCGAAACCCTCCACGACGTGGTGGCGGCGCTCGATCGGCTCGGAGCGCCGTCTCCAGACCTCTAG
- a CDS encoding acyl-CoA dehydrogenase family protein, which translates to MAEFQGLDFLHLDALLSDEERLARDTVREWVSNEFLPTIQEHVRQDGSFPMELVPQIAELGLFGANLSGYGCAGMNNVAYGLVMQELERGDSGLRSFASVQGSLVMYPIHAYGSDEQKERWLPELAAGRAVGCFGLTEPDAGSHVGAMRTRAERRGNGWVLNGTKRWITNGSLSKVAVIWAQTEDGVRGFLVECDRPGFEARDIKGKFSLRGSVTSELFLTDVEIPDENRLPKVEGLRGPLSCLTQARYGIAWGATGAAMACYDEALQYSLEREVQGGVLASKQITQEKLVYMLTEITKAQLLTLRVGRIKDEGNLEHAMVSLIKRNNVDTALTIARMARDLLGANGIVDDYQAMRHMVNLETVRTYEGTHDVHTLILGETITGHRAL; encoded by the coding sequence ATGGCCGAATTCCAAGGACTCGACTTCCTCCACCTCGACGCGCTGCTCTCCGACGAAGAGCGCCTCGCCCGCGACACCGTGCGCGAATGGGTCAGCAACGAGTTCCTGCCAACGATCCAGGAACACGTCCGCCAGGACGGGTCCTTCCCGATGGAGCTGGTTCCCCAGATCGCCGAACTCGGCCTGTTCGGCGCGAACCTCTCAGGGTACGGCTGCGCGGGCATGAACAACGTGGCCTACGGCCTGGTGATGCAGGAGCTCGAGCGCGGCGACTCGGGGCTGCGCTCCTTCGCCTCGGTGCAGGGCTCGCTCGTGATGTACCCGATCCACGCCTACGGCTCCGACGAGCAGAAGGAGCGCTGGCTCCCCGAGCTCGCCGCCGGGCGCGCGGTCGGCTGCTTCGGTCTCACCGAGCCCGACGCCGGCAGCCACGTGGGCGCGATGCGCACCCGCGCCGAGCGACGCGGAAACGGCTGGGTGCTCAACGGTACGAAGCGCTGGATCACCAACGGCAGCCTCTCGAAGGTCGCCGTGATCTGGGCCCAGACCGAAGACGGCGTGCGCGGCTTCCTCGTCGAGTGCGACCGGCCCGGGTTCGAGGCGCGCGACATCAAGGGGAAGTTCTCCCTGCGCGGGTCGGTGACCTCCGAGCTCTTCCTCACCGATGTCGAGATTCCCGACGAGAATCGCCTGCCGAAGGTCGAGGGACTGCGCGGGCCGCTCTCGTGCCTCACCCAGGCTCGCTACGGCATCGCCTGGGGCGCCACTGGCGCGGCGATGGCCTGCTACGACGAGGCCCTCCAGTACAGCCTCGAGCGCGAGGTGCAGGGCGGCGTCCTGGCCTCGAAGCAGATCACCCAGGAAAAGCTCGTCTACATGCTCACCGAGATCACCAAAGCGCAGCTGCTCACGCTGCGGGTCGGACGGATCAAGGACGAGGGCAACCTCGAGCACGCGATGGTGTCGCTGATCAAGCGCAACAACGTCGACACGGCACTGACGATCGCGCGCATGGCACGCGACCTGCTCGGCGCCAACGGTATCGTCGACGACTACCAGGCTATGCGGCACATGGTGAACCTCGAGACGGTGCGCACCTACGAAGGCACCCACGACGTCCACACCCTGATCCTGGGCGAGACGATCACCGGGCACCGGGCGCTCTAG
- a CDS encoding Smr/MutS family protein, with protein MGELTRTPRGRQWLLEPGPEAGPELFASSDAEAQARQELTAEARAILESGVAPPLGGTQPLEEPLGRAARGGALTGDELRDVAHTVDTLHRARRFLAARADEAPELADLASLLPELTALASQIHDCIDEGGAVRDDASAALANGRREAHELASRIQDRLARILRDETVRGALSDAYFTVRNDRYVLPVRADARGTVRGIVHDASGSGTTLYIEPEGLVELNNQHKRAELEVEREIARILRELSAAAARSSPEVLGGLDTLALLDLAFARAALAIELNAVRPELQDGGVLSLPQLRHPCLDPDSAVPNDVRLGDGLQVLVVSGPNAGGKTVAMKAAALAVLFTRAGLQVPAETPARFDLFDAVLADIGDEQSIGQNLSTFSAHMANLARIVDEATDRSLVVLDEIGVGTDPGEGAAIAQAILETLADTGATVITTTHYGLLKEMADVDPRFTNASVEFDPETLAPTYRLRVGVPGTSSATAVAARMGLRSDVLDRAHTFLEREDRKLDRMLHELATSRAALDSEQREASRLREETEAARTEYREKLERLQERRDQLYRSMRDDLDAAFRDAHGQIAAVIRDLQRGGANRGQQATRARERLVALAERQDVKEREAGVQPTPDERPTPIDWSQVRPGDRVRVLGGGEGTVHALPDRRGRARIEVGAARLTVPADRVVAVADSTQPRKPRTAPKPRPTPVPAPAEGGTERCDLRGQRVAEAIDALTEALDRATSSGRDRLLVVHGLGTGALRRAVREHLVQSPYVSGVAAAGADEGGDGASVALLR; from the coding sequence TTGGGCGAGCTCACGCGTACGCCCCGCGGCCGCCAGTGGCTCCTGGAGCCCGGACCGGAGGCAGGGCCGGAGCTCTTCGCTTCGAGTGATGCCGAGGCCCAGGCGCGTCAGGAGCTCACGGCCGAGGCGCGGGCCATTCTCGAGAGCGGCGTCGCGCCGCCGCTCGGCGGGACACAGCCGCTGGAAGAGCCGCTGGGTCGCGCAGCGCGCGGAGGCGCGCTGACCGGCGACGAGCTGCGCGACGTCGCGCACACCGTCGACACCCTGCACCGCGCGCGGCGCTTCCTGGCGGCCCGAGCGGACGAGGCGCCCGAACTCGCCGATCTGGCTTCGCTGCTGCCCGAGCTCACCGCGCTCGCCTCCCAGATCCACGACTGCATCGACGAGGGCGGCGCCGTGCGCGACGACGCGTCGGCCGCGCTCGCGAACGGGCGACGCGAAGCGCACGAGCTCGCGTCTCGGATCCAGGACCGACTCGCGCGCATCCTGCGCGACGAGACCGTCCGCGGAGCCCTCTCGGACGCCTACTTCACCGTCCGCAACGACCGCTACGTGCTGCCCGTGCGTGCCGACGCCCGGGGCACCGTGCGCGGCATCGTGCACGACGCGTCGGGATCCGGGACGACTCTGTACATCGAGCCCGAGGGACTGGTCGAGCTCAACAACCAGCACAAGCGCGCCGAGCTCGAGGTCGAACGCGAGATCGCCCGCATCCTGCGCGAGCTGTCCGCGGCCGCGGCCCGATCCTCCCCGGAAGTCCTCGGGGGCCTCGACACGCTGGCGCTCCTCGATCTCGCCTTCGCCCGCGCCGCCCTCGCCATCGAACTGAACGCGGTGCGGCCGGAGCTGCAGGATGGCGGCGTGCTCTCGCTGCCCCAACTGCGTCATCCCTGTCTCGACCCCGACAGCGCCGTCCCGAACGATGTGCGGCTCGGCGACGGATTGCAGGTCCTGGTGGTCTCGGGGCCGAACGCCGGCGGCAAGACCGTGGCGATGAAGGCCGCGGCGCTCGCCGTGCTCTTCACCCGCGCCGGGCTCCAGGTTCCCGCCGAGACCCCCGCCCGCTTTGATCTCTTCGACGCCGTCCTGGCCGACATCGGTGACGAACAATCGATCGGACAGAACCTCTCCACCTTCTCGGCGCACATGGCCAACCTCGCCCGCATCGTCGACGAAGCGACCGACCGCAGTCTGGTCGTCCTCGACGAGATCGGAGTCGGCACCGATCCCGGCGAAGGCGCGGCGATCGCCCAGGCGATCCTCGAGACCCTGGCCGACACCGGCGCCACGGTGATCACGACCACCCACTACGGCCTGCTCAAGGAAATGGCGGACGTCGACCCGCGCTTCACCAATGCCAGCGTCGAGTTCGACCCCGAGACCCTGGCTCCCACCTACCGACTGCGCGTCGGCGTGCCGGGGACGTCGTCCGCCACCGCCGTCGCGGCGCGCATGGGGCTGCGCAGCGACGTGCTCGACCGCGCCCACACCTTTCTCGAACGCGAGGACCGCAAGCTCGACCGCATGCTGCACGAGCTCGCCACCAGCCGCGCGGCGCTGGACAGCGAACAGCGGGAGGCATCGCGACTCCGCGAAGAAACCGAAGCGGCGCGCACCGAATACCGCGAGAAACTCGAGCGCCTCCAGGAGCGCCGCGACCAGCTCTACCGCAGCATGCGCGACGACCTCGACGCGGCCTTCCGGGACGCCCATGGCCAGATCGCCGCGGTCATTCGCGATCTGCAGCGCGGAGGCGCGAACCGCGGTCAGCAAGCCACCCGCGCGCGCGAACGGCTCGTCGCGTTGGCCGAGCGCCAGGACGTGAAGGAGCGCGAGGCCGGGGTGCAGCCCACGCCGGACGAACGACCGACACCGATCGACTGGAGCCAGGTGCGTCCCGGAGACCGCGTGCGGGTACTCGGCGGCGGAGAAGGCACGGTGCACGCACTCCCCGACCGCCGCGGTCGCGCCCGCATCGAGGTCGGCGCCGCGCGCCTCACGGTCCCGGCGGATCGCGTCGTCGCGGTCGCGGATTCCACCCAGCCGCGGAAACCGCGCACCGCGCCGAAGCCCCGCCCGACTCCCGTGCCGGCGCCCGCCGAGGGCGGCACCGAGCGCTGCGACCTGCGTGGTCAGCGTGTCGCCGAAGCGATCGATGCACTGACCGAAGCGCTCGATCGCGCGACATCCAGTGGGCGCGACCGGCTGCTGGTGGTGCACGGACTCGGCACCGGCGCGCTGCGGCGTGCCGTACGCGAACACCTGGTGCAATCGCCCTACGTGAGCGGTGTCGCCGCGGCCGGCGCCGACGAAGGCGGAGACGGAGCCAGCGTCGCGCTATTGCGCTGA
- a CDS encoding N-acetylmuramic acid 6-phosphate etherase has translation MPETPPTEAVLEATRDIDAWSVERIVETIHGEDRRAWEAVGAVLPQIGDAAEVLAVALAGGGRWFNVGAGTSGRLGTLDAAEVPPTFGLPHHRVQAIMAGGEGALVRAVEGAEDQPERAIFSLQERGLTAGDVVVAISASGHTKFTLGSLDAAHEVGARTVAITCNPGSPLAEGAEIAIVPVVGPEVIAGSTRMKGGLAQKMVLHLLSTTVMVRLGYVAGNLMTHLTPASEKLRDRGIRIVMALGGLDRESASELLADCDGNVAEASRRLASNPG, from the coding sequence ATGCCCGAAACGCCTCCCACCGAAGCCGTCCTCGAAGCGACCCGCGACATCGACGCGTGGAGCGTCGAGCGCATCGTCGAGACCATCCACGGCGAAGACCGCCGCGCCTGGGAAGCCGTGGGTGCCGTCTTGCCCCAGATCGGTGACGCGGCCGAGGTGTTGGCCGTGGCGCTGGCCGGGGGCGGACGCTGGTTCAACGTGGGGGCCGGGACGAGTGGCCGGCTCGGTACCCTCGATGCCGCGGAGGTTCCGCCGACCTTCGGTCTGCCGCATCACCGGGTGCAGGCGATCATGGCCGGCGGCGAGGGAGCCCTCGTGCGCGCGGTCGAAGGCGCGGAAGACCAGCCCGAACGCGCGATCTTCTCGCTCCAGGAGCGGGGCCTCACCGCGGGCGACGTGGTCGTCGCGATCTCGGCGAGCGGGCACACGAAGTTCACCCTCGGCAGTCTCGACGCGGCCCACGAGGTCGGAGCGCGCACGGTGGCGATCACCTGCAACCCGGGCTCGCCCCTCGCGGAGGGAGCGGAGATCGCGATCGTGCCGGTCGTCGGTCCCGAGGTGATCGCCGGTTCGACGCGCATGAAGGGCGGTCTGGCCCAGAAGATGGTGCTCCACCTGCTCTCCACGACCGTGATGGTGCGGCTCGGGTACGTCGCCGGGAACCTGATGACCCACCTGACGCCCGCTTCTGAGAAGCTGCGCGACCGCGGGATTCGCATCGTGATGGCGCTGGGGGGCCTCGACCGCGAGTCGGCCAGCGAGCTGCTCGCGGACTGCGACGGCAACGTCGCCGAGGCTTCGCGGAGACTCGCGTCGAACCCAGGCTGA